The region CTGGGAAACTAAAAAAGGACCTAGCCAGTCTGATCCAATCTTAAAGTTTGAAATAGCCCGTGACCTGAGTCATTCTCGCTTCGCTCATGCCCGTCGGGATGAAATGCGAGCCAATTGGCGGGAGTTTCTCGATGAGTTTTCTGAAATATACCGAAAGAAGATGTATCGTAAGGAGGGAGAGAAGAAGCTTCCGCCACAAGCTTCTGAACTGAAGGTCTCTATTGCCAGCGTTGCGGAAGAAGCGTCCGAGCGAATCCGTGAATCGGCGAAGGATAACAACTTTCGAGAAAAGACTCTGGATATATTCCGTTCCCAGTTTGGTGTTGAAATTTCACTTGACCCGCAGGGGAATATGGATAATTTCATTTCGGAATCCGAGCAAGTGGCAACCATATCTGCGTTCGTTATATCCACACGTCTTATGCTTTATCAAGCCCTGGCGACAGCTACACGTCCGGATGGAAGCAGTTTTGGGTTGGATTCCCTGGAGATCGCCAGGAACACATCTGATCCCAGGAGAGTTGCTAGTGATTTGCGAAGTTTGTACGAGCACGCACGACGAAAGACAGGAGACTTTGAAGTTCAATTCTCTTCTACAGATCTCGATGACATCGTTTTTGTCGATGGTGAAAGTTCCACCCGCGACATTGGAGAGCGTTGGGGTAAGCTAATTGATGTGGTTAAAGGTGCTGATTGGGAAGCCCCAGCATCCTATGTCCCAGGGCTTTATGAATCTCTCCTTGATGATGAGCACAGGCATGTCATGGGAGTTCATTACACCCCTGACACTGTCGTAGAGCTGATTACTGCATATGCTGTGCGGGAGCCTGCAGATGTTGTTCTGGATCCATCTTCTGGCGCCGGTACATTCGTTACAATGTGTTACGATCGAAAAAGGGCACTTGGGTCAACACATGAACAGGCGCTTGAGGAAGTTTACGCCATTGAGTTGGCGGAGTTTGCCGCTTCCCTAACTGGATTTAACTTGACGCTTGCTGACTCTTCAGCAACATCTGCTTATCCTCGTGTATTTCGTGCCGACTTTTTTGATACCTACCCCGGGTATAAGAGCCCGCTGACTCTCCCTTCGGTAGGTCGCCTGAAGTATCCAAAGAACGTAGACGCTGTAGTCGGAAACCCACCATATATCCGGTTCGAAAACCGTACTCCTGAGGAGCGTCAGGAGGTCCTTGAATTCCTTCAGAACCACTTCAATAAAACTCAAACGACCTACCCAAATTTCACTGGCAAGGCTGACGTATGGGCGTTTTTCATCGCGGGCGCTCACATG is a window of Nocardiopsis changdeensis DNA encoding:
- a CDS encoding Eco57I restriction-modification methylase domain-containing protein, giving the protein MAKTKTITDERTLAGWFSAPTESRAEKLESDGIDPIFYHADVEEHVFDQSSGGTKRCDLTIRSKKFALASVEMKRPEVAQANSPELLMDAWKKAVGRGLPFFLTCNFREIMLWETKKGPSQSDPILKFEIARDLSHSRFAHARRDEMRANWREFLDEFSEIYRKKMYRKEGEKKLPPQASELKVSIASVAEEASERIRESAKDNNFREKTLDIFRSQFGVEISLDPQGNMDNFISESEQVATISAFVISTRLMLYQALATATRPDGSSFGLDSLEIARNTSDPRRVASDLRSLYEHARRKTGDFEVQFSSTDLDDIVFVDGESSTRDIGERWGKLIDVVKGADWEAPASYVPGLYESLLDDEHRHVMGVHYTPDTVVELITAYAVREPADVVLDPSSGAGTFVTMCYDRKRALGSTHEQALEEVYAIELAEFAASLTGFNLTLADSSATSAYPRVFRADFFDTYPGYKSPLTLPSVGRLKYPKNVDAVVGNPPYIRFENRTPEERQEVLEFLQNHFNKTQTTYPNFTGKADVWAFFIAGAHMYLRPGGRLGFIVSWSLLASEYGDAVLAFLSRYFKVHAIIDSRVERWFAAKQNTVIILAEKVDEPTARFSHMPNPNIPEGHLVRFVRFKQSLADLLEMDFPRGKRGEDVIDEILETNFDVGEDLRWDIRVFPQAQLVRPGRDVGDSGEEK